Within Ralstonia pickettii DTP0602, the genomic segment TGCGCGCCAGCGTCACCGGCGGCACCTGGCGCGCGCGCCAGACCCCGAACGCCGCCGCGGCCGCGGCGGCAAGCAGGCCCAGGTGGATGGCGCTGACCAGCGACACGCGCGCCTGCTCCAGCAGCAGCGCGCCATTGTGCCCGGCCTGGCCGAGCTGGCCGAGCAGCACCGCCTGCGAGGCCTTGTCGATCAGCACCTGCGGGTCGGCCATGCGCGCCGCCCACTGACTCGCATTGGCCGCCGCCAGCGCATGGTCGACGCCACCGGTGTAGCTGCGCGTGACCAGCGTGCCCACGATCGCCGTGCCCACCATGCCGCCCACCATGCGCAGGGACTGCAGCATGGCGGTGGCGATGCCAAGATGCTCGCGCCCCGCGGTCTGCTGCGCAAACACGGTCAGGTTCGGCATGATAAAACCCAGCCCCAGCCCGCCCACCAGCATGATCGCCATCAGCAGCCCGTGGGGCATGCCGCGCGTGGCCTGCGACAGCCCCAGGCACGCCACGGCCAGCATGCCGAAGCCGGCATAGAGCATGGCATTGGGGTGGCGGATACGCGTGACGATGCGGCCGTTGACGATGCTGCCGACGGTGATGCAGACCACCAGCGGCGTAATCAGCAGGCCCGCCTCCTTGGGCGAATAGCCGAAGCCACCCTGGAACAGCAGCGGCGCGTAGAGCAGCAGCGCGAACATGGTGAAGCCCGCGAACACCGACAACTGGAACAGCGGCGCCAGCCCCGGGTTGCGGAACATCTCCACCGGCAGGATCGGGTTGGCGCAGCGCTTCTCCCAGTGCCACAGCGCCACCAGCACAGCCACGGCGAGCACCAGCAGGCCGCCGGTATATGCATCGAAGCCGCGCTCCGGCAGCAGTTCCACGCTCAGCTGCATGCAGCCCAG encodes:
- a CDS encoding DSBA oxidoreductase, yielding MTPQPQSDHANGQVLPFRESLLAMLGVAFVVMLVALDQTVVGTALPTVVAELQGFEYYAWVATAYLLTSVITVPIFGRLGDYYGRKPFVLASIVVFSVASALCGMAPSMPFLVLARALQGIGGGMLVGTAFACIADLFPDSHVRLRWQVMLSAAFGIANAVGPSLGGVLTEWYGWRAVFYVNLPVGVLGLWFAWRYLPHLRQQAHSGPIRVDWLGALLIAAGLGCMQLSVELLPERGFDAYTGGLLVLAVAVLVALWHWEKRCANPILPVEMFRNPGLAPLFQLSVFAGFTMFALLLYAPLLFQGGFGYSPKEAGLLITPLVVCITVGSIVNGRIVTRIRHPNAMLYAGFGMLAVACLGLSQATRGMPHGLLMAIMLVGGLGLGFIMPNLTVFAQQTAGREHLGIATAMLQSLRMVGGMVGTAIVGTLVTRSYTGGVDHALAAANASQWAARMADPQVLIDKASQAVLLGQLGQAGHNGALLLEQARVSLVSAIHLGLLAAAAAAAFGVWRARQVPPVTLARTAAPAMAAD